From Cellulosimicrobium cellulans, the proteins below share one genomic window:
- a CDS encoding nitrilase-related carbon-nitrogen hydrolase: MTTVRAALTQVRWTGDKESMIDVHEKHLRDAADQGAKLVCFQELFYGPYFCQVQDAAYYAYAESVPGPTVERFSALAAELGTVVVLPVYEEEQPGVLYNTAAVIDADGRYLGKYRKTHIPHVRGFWEKFYFRPGNLGYPVFDTAVGRVGVYICYDRHFPEGWRALGLNGAEIVLNPSATSRGLSNYLWRLEQPAAAVANEYYVGAINRVGVEDLGDDDFYGTSYFVDPEGAFVGEPADDHEEELVVRDLDLDLLRVVRDRWQFYRDRRPDAYDDLTRP, encoded by the coding sequence ATGACCACCGTACGTGCCGCGCTCACCCAGGTCCGCTGGACGGGCGACAAGGAGTCGATGATCGACGTCCACGAGAAGCACCTGCGTGACGCCGCCGACCAGGGTGCGAAGCTCGTGTGCTTCCAGGAGCTGTTCTACGGGCCGTACTTCTGCCAGGTGCAGGACGCCGCGTACTACGCGTACGCCGAGTCGGTCCCCGGCCCCACGGTCGAGCGGTTCTCGGCGCTCGCGGCCGAGCTGGGGACCGTCGTCGTGCTGCCCGTCTACGAGGAGGAGCAGCCGGGCGTGCTCTACAACACCGCGGCGGTGATCGACGCCGACGGGCGCTACCTCGGCAAGTACCGCAAGACGCACATCCCGCACGTGCGCGGGTTCTGGGAGAAGTTCTACTTCCGCCCCGGCAACCTGGGCTACCCGGTGTTCGACACCGCCGTCGGGCGCGTGGGCGTCTACATCTGCTACGACCGGCACTTCCCCGAGGGCTGGCGCGCGCTCGGGCTCAACGGGGCGGAGATCGTGCTCAACCCCAGCGCGACGAGCCGCGGGCTGTCGAACTACCTGTGGAGGCTCGAGCAGCCGGCGGCGGCGGTCGCGAACGAGTACTACGTCGGTGCGATCAACCGCGTGGGCGTCGAGGACCTGGGCGACGACGACTTCTACGGCACGTCGTACTTCGTCGACCCCGAGGGCGCGTTCGTCGGGGAGCCCGCCGACGACCACGAGGAGGAGCTCGTCGTGCGCGACCTCGACCTGGACCTGCTGCGCGTCGTGCGCGACCGGTGGCAGTTCTACCGCGACCGCCGGCCCGACGCCTACGACGACCTCACCCGGCCGTGA
- the hydA gene encoding dihydropyrimidinase: MPHTLIRGGTVVGPTGSTLADVLVDGEQVAALLRPGDTSLGADLAANAERVIDATGKYVIPGAVDCHTHMELPFGGTNASDTFETGTRAAAWGGTTTIVDFAVQRTGERVQDGLAAWHAKADGRCAIDYGFHQILGGVDDDSLKAMDELVTEGITSFKLFMAYPGVFYSDDGQILRAMQKARDNGSVIMMHAENGIAIDVLVREALDRGDTAPYFHGTSRPWETEEEATHRAIMLARLTGAPLYVVHMSAKQAVATLARARDEGHNVFGETCPQYLYLSLEEQLGARSEEWGDFEGAKWVCSTPLRSRAEGHQDELWRYLRTGDLSVVSTDHCPFCMKEQKELGLGDFSKIPNGIGGVEHRLDLLYQGVVDGRITRERWVELCCTTPARMFGLDGRKGVLAPGADADVVVYDPAGRTSIGYGKTHHMNMDHSAWEGFEVAGHVDVVMSRGRVVVEDGTYHGSPGHGRFLRRGLSAYLR; encoded by the coding sequence ATGCCGCACACGCTGATCCGGGGAGGGACCGTCGTCGGACCCACGGGCTCGACGCTCGCCGACGTGCTGGTCGACGGCGAGCAGGTCGCCGCGCTGCTGCGGCCCGGGGACACGAGCCTCGGGGCCGACCTGGCCGCGAACGCCGAGCGCGTGATCGACGCGACGGGCAAGTACGTCATCCCCGGCGCGGTCGACTGCCACACGCACATGGAGCTGCCGTTCGGCGGGACGAACGCGTCGGACACGTTCGAGACCGGCACGCGGGCCGCGGCCTGGGGCGGGACGACGACGATCGTCGACTTCGCGGTCCAGCGCACCGGGGAGCGGGTCCAGGACGGGCTCGCCGCGTGGCACGCCAAGGCGGACGGGCGGTGCGCGATCGACTACGGGTTCCACCAGATCCTCGGCGGCGTCGACGACGACTCGCTCAAGGCCATGGACGAGCTCGTCACCGAGGGCATCACGAGCTTCAAGCTCTTCATGGCCTACCCGGGCGTGTTCTACAGCGACGATGGGCAGATCCTGCGCGCGATGCAGAAGGCGCGCGACAACGGGTCGGTGATCATGATGCACGCCGAGAACGGCATCGCGATCGACGTGCTCGTGCGCGAGGCGCTCGACCGCGGCGACACCGCCCCGTACTTCCACGGCACGAGCCGCCCGTGGGAGACCGAGGAGGAGGCGACGCACCGCGCGATCATGCTCGCGCGCCTGACCGGGGCGCCGCTGTACGTCGTGCACATGTCGGCCAAGCAGGCGGTGGCGACGCTCGCGCGGGCCCGCGACGAGGGGCACAACGTGTTCGGCGAGACGTGCCCGCAGTACCTCTACCTGTCGCTGGAGGAGCAGCTCGGCGCGCGCAGCGAGGAGTGGGGCGACTTCGAGGGCGCCAAGTGGGTCTGCTCGACGCCGCTGCGGTCGCGCGCCGAGGGGCACCAGGACGAGCTGTGGCGGTACCTGCGCACGGGCGACCTGTCCGTCGTGAGCACCGACCACTGCCCGTTCTGCATGAAGGAGCAGAAGGAGCTCGGCCTCGGCGACTTCTCGAAGATCCCCAACGGGATCGGCGGCGTCGAGCACCGCCTCGACCTGCTCTACCAGGGCGTCGTCGACGGGCGGATCACGCGCGAGCGGTGGGTCGAGCTGTGCTGCACGACGCCGGCCCGCATGTTCGGGCTCGACGGCCGCAAGGGCGTGCTCGCCCCGGGCGCGGACGCCGACGTCGTCGTCTACGACCCCGCGGGGCGCACGTCGATCGGGTACGGGAAGACGCACCACATGAACATGGACCACTCCGCGTGGGAGGGGTTCGAGGTCGCCGGGCACGTGGACGTCGTGATGTCGCGCGGGCGCGTGGTCGTCGAGGACGGCACGTACCACGGGAGCCCCGGGCACGGGCGGTTCCTGCGCCGCGGGCTGTCGGCGTACCTGCGCTGA
- a CDS encoding TIGR03842 family LLM class F420-dependent oxidoreductase, with protein sequence MDLGVVLQNDPPAWRVVDLARQAETYGFSHVWTFDSHLLWEEPFVVYSQILAATHRVTVGPMVTNPATRDVTVTASLFATLNEMFGNRTICGIGRGDSAVRVINGRPVTLAELREAIGVIRGLASGEAVEYRGSTLRLPWNPDSRLPVWVAAYGPKALALTGEVGDGFILQLADPDVVAWSVAAVRAAAERAGRDPDAVRICVAAPAYVTGTAPSNGEAGRRALAHAYDQCRWFGGMVGNHVAEIVARYGPGGSEEGAGVTIPHALTDFVAGREGYDYNEHGRAGNTHTAFVTDEIVDRFCLVGPAERHVERLRELAALGVDQFAVYLQHDAKDETLRAYGETIGPAVHRLAPTRG encoded by the coding sequence ATGGACCTCGGCGTGGTGCTGCAGAACGACCCGCCCGCGTGGCGGGTCGTGGACCTCGCGCGGCAGGCGGAGACGTACGGCTTCTCGCACGTGTGGACGTTCGACTCGCACCTGCTGTGGGAGGAGCCGTTCGTCGTCTACTCCCAGATCCTCGCCGCCACGCACCGGGTGACGGTGGGCCCGATGGTCACCAACCCCGCCACGCGCGACGTCACGGTCACCGCCTCGCTCTTCGCGACGCTCAACGAGATGTTCGGCAACCGGACGATCTGCGGGATCGGTCGCGGCGACTCCGCCGTGCGCGTGATCAACGGGAGGCCCGTGACGCTCGCCGAGCTGCGCGAGGCGATCGGCGTGATCCGTGGCCTCGCGTCGGGCGAGGCGGTGGAGTACCGCGGCTCGACGCTGCGGCTGCCGTGGAACCCTGACTCCCGGCTCCCGGTGTGGGTGGCCGCGTACGGGCCCAAGGCGCTCGCGCTCACCGGCGAGGTGGGCGACGGGTTCATCCTCCAGCTCGCCGACCCCGACGTCGTCGCCTGGTCCGTCGCGGCCGTGCGCGCCGCCGCCGAGCGGGCGGGACGCGACCCCGACGCGGTGCGCATCTGCGTCGCCGCGCCTGCCTACGTGACGGGCACCGCGCCGTCGAACGGGGAGGCCGGACGGCGCGCGCTCGCGCACGCCTACGACCAGTGCCGGTGGTTCGGCGGGATGGTGGGCAACCACGTCGCCGAGATCGTCGCGCGCTACGGCCCGGGCGGGTCGGAAGAGGGCGCGGGCGTGACGATCCCGCACGCGCTCACCGACTTCGTGGCCGGGCGCGAGGGGTACGACTACAACGAGCACGGGCGCGCGGGCAACACGCACACGGCGTTCGTCACCGACGAGATCGTCGACCGGTTCTGCCTCGTCGGACCGGCGGAACGGCACGTGGAGCGGCTGCGCGAGCTCGCCGCGCTCGGCGTCGACCAGTTCGCCGTCTACCTCCAGCACGACGCCAAGGACGAGACCCTGCGCGCGTACGGCGAGACGATCGGCCCGGCCGTCCACCGGCTCGCGCCGACCCGGGGGTGA
- a CDS encoding MFS transporter has product MTRAAGPTPRRVHAGFAVAVAATVVMMAGASAPSPFYPGLQTSLGLAPWVMTTVFAVYALALLVTLLVFGSVSDHVGRRPVVTIGFLLLAGSFALFWHADAVNLLVAARVLQGVASGLLLSTLSTVVTDLEPPNRPGLAALANGVAPMAGLAVGALVAGAVLDLTGAALRDVFGGLTALALLLAVGVRLVPETAPRRAGLLASLRPRVAIPPPIRGLLARSAPAIVAGWATGGLFLSLGAAVVRTRFDGAGHLVQGLTVALLAGAGALAVLVSNRYGARAVTIYGTAALSVGTLLTLAGLAVGSEPAYLAAVVVTGTGFGTAFAGILRSVVPLLRPDERAEAFAVVYVVSYLAFGVPAVVAGLVTPSAGLLATTSAYGVVVALLAATAAVLRWRSRG; this is encoded by the coding sequence GTGACCCGAGCTGCCGGCCCGACCCCGCGGCGGGTTCACGCCGGGTTCGCCGTCGCCGTCGCCGCGACGGTCGTGATGATGGCCGGCGCCAGCGCGCCGTCGCCCTTCTACCCGGGTCTCCAGACGTCCCTCGGGCTCGCGCCCTGGGTCATGACGACGGTGTTCGCGGTCTACGCCCTCGCGCTCCTCGTGACCCTGCTCGTCTTCGGGTCCGTGTCCGACCACGTCGGGCGACGCCCCGTCGTGACGATCGGGTTCCTGCTCCTCGCCGGGAGCTTCGCGCTGTTCTGGCACGCCGACGCCGTGAACCTCCTCGTCGCGGCCCGTGTCCTCCAGGGCGTCGCGAGCGGCCTGCTGCTCTCGACCCTGTCGACCGTCGTGACCGACCTCGAACCGCCGAACCGCCCGGGGCTCGCCGCGCTGGCCAACGGGGTCGCACCGATGGCCGGGCTCGCCGTCGGTGCGCTCGTCGCGGGCGCCGTGCTCGACCTCACAGGCGCCGCCCTGCGTGACGTCTTCGGCGGTCTCACCGCGCTCGCGCTGCTGCTCGCCGTCGGAGTGCGGCTGGTCCCCGAGACCGCGCCACGGCGCGCCGGGCTGCTGGCCTCGCTGCGCCCGCGGGTCGCGATCCCACCCCCGATCCGCGGCCTGCTCGCCCGCAGCGCTCCGGCGATCGTCGCCGGGTGGGCGACCGGCGGCCTGTTCCTGTCGCTCGGCGCGGCCGTCGTCCGGACCCGGTTCGACGGCGCAGGTCATCTCGTGCAGGGGCTGACGGTCGCTCTGCTCGCCGGGGCCGGCGCGCTCGCGGTCCTCGTCTCGAACCGGTACGGCGCCCGCGCGGTGACGATCTACGGCACGGCCGCGCTCTCGGTCGGCACCCTCCTGACGCTGGCGGGGCTCGCCGTCGGCTCGGAACCCGCCTACCTCGCTGCCGTCGTGGTGACGGGGACGGGCTTCGGGACGGCGTTTGCCGGCATCCTCCGCTCGGTCGTCCCGCTGCTGCGGCCCGACGAGCGAGCCGAGGCCTTCGCCGTCGTCTACGTCGTGTCGTACCTGGCGTTCGGCGTCCCTGCCGTCGTGGCGGGCCTGGTGACACCGTCCGCCGGGCTCCTCGCGACGACGTCCGCCTACGGGGTCGTGGTGGCGCTGCTGGCCGCGACAGCGGCCGTGCTCCGCTGGCGGAGCCGGGGCTGA
- a CDS encoding ArsR/SmtB family transcription factor codes for MVSSTELPHPERAQITLGGVLFALSDTDRLAIARQLADGPLDMAACHLSDPSMPKSTKSHLMKVLRTAGVIRNEPNGRGRRLTLRRDDLDALFPGLLDAVLSAADR; via the coding sequence ATGGTCTCCTCCACCGAGCTGCCGCACCCCGAGCGCGCCCAGATCACCCTCGGCGGCGTGCTCTTCGCGCTCAGCGACACCGATCGGCTCGCGATCGCCCGCCAGCTCGCCGACGGCCCCCTCGACATGGCCGCCTGCCACCTCAGCGACCCGTCGATGCCGAAGTCCACGAAGTCCCACCTGATGAAGGTGCTGCGCACGGCCGGCGTCATCCGCAACGAGCCGAACGGGCGTGGCCGTCGCCTCACGCTCCGACGAGACGACCTCGACGCGCTCTTCCCGGGGCTGCTCGACGCCGTCCTCAGCGCCGCGGACCGCTGA